In Acidobacteriota bacterium, the genomic window TGTGGAGGTGGATGAGATCAAACTCCTTTCGATGTTTTATCAGGTATAAAAAGAGCTTAATGGCGAAGCTTAGATTCCACAATCTTCTTCTCTTTCTTGGGCTGGTTTCGATCAGGGGTACGCCGGGTACTATCCGGTGGATGAGGTAGCCGTCTTTTTCCTCTTCTTTTAGATAATCCTTCCTTCCCGCCGAAACGAAAGTAACCTTTACCCCCTTTTTTACCAGCTTCTTCGCCACCTCCTGCATCTGGATGCCCTGCCCTGAGAAATCGGGGTAGAACTTCTGGATGATCATTAGGATGCGAAGCTGGTTCATTTCCCTCCCTCGTAGAATGAACCCCGGTTAAAGAGGAAACGATAGGCGATATCGAAGAGCCTTGGCGGCACCTTGAATATCTGGTTATAGGCTACCTTACGGAAGGAGACCGGTTTGTCCTTGGGGATCATCCCGGTTACATACTGGATGATGAAGAAAAAGTTCCAAATGATGAGGAAGGCTGAGATAAGGTAAATCGCCTTTCGGGGGAACCTCTTTTTTTCGAGATAGTCGATGAAGCCGGCAAGGCCGAAAGCAAAGATGGGAGTGGTGGAGATGAATCTCCTCGCCCCGAAGCTCGCCCCACCCCACCAGGTCTCATAACAGCCGAGGATATAAACCAGGGCAAAGAAGGCGGTGAGGAAGGGGAGGGAGAGCTCCGCCTTTTTTCGCGAGATAAGGAGAAGACCGAGGACGGCAAGGAAGATAACGGGTGTCCAGCTAAATAGACCATGGAATGAGGAGAAGAGAACCTCGAGGAAATGGTAAGGGAAATAGGTGAATTTTTTCACGATGAAGGGGGTCGGTCCCAACCGGCCATTAAGGATGTAGTAGATGATAAGTTGTGGGGTGAAGATTAGAACGGTGAGGAGGACGAACAGGGTAAGTCCGATGAGGGTTGATTTCGCTTTTGTCCTGAACTCGGCCTTCCTCGTTTGGTAAAGGATGATCCCTCCTTCGACAAAGGGAATGGTGAGGAAAACCGCATTTAGATCGCGGACGAGAAGGGCGAGCCCACCAAGCGCCCCCAAGATGAGAAACCGGCGAAAGGAAAGGTCTCCCCTCGTTTTCTCCCAATAGAAGATGAAGAGGGAAACGGTAAAGAGCGAGGTAGAATGCGCCATCGGCGGGGTGAGGTACATATAGAAGACGAGCGAGGATCCGAACCAAAGGAGGATAAGCGAGATGAGTGAGGGGAAAAAGGAGAAATGGCGTCGGAGAAGGAGGTAGATGAGTATAAGCCCCAAAAAACCGTAAAGGAGGGAGGCAAAGGAAATCATAAAGATGTAGGGAAAGGAATACCCATCTGCTGGGACTTGGTAGCCAAGGAGATTCGCCCCTTTGACTGCAAGATGAGCCAGGGTGAAAAACGGGCTCCAGAGGAGGGAGCAGCCGATGGTAGCATCGTTCAGGCGGTGTCCTGTTGGGGTGACGGTGGTGATGAAGGGAAGGAAGCCCTTATATTTTTCGGGGTTGCTCTCGTAAAAATGGCGGTACTCGTTTTCGAACTGGAGGTCCCGATCGAAGAAAAGGGAGCGGAGATAGGAGAAGTACTTTATCTCATCGGTGGCGTGGAGCCTTGGGGTAAAGAGAGGAAGACTCAAGCCGAATATGAGGATGAGGAGGAGAATCTCCTTCTTTTTTTCACTGAGGCTTTTCATCTTCCCTTCCCTTCTTGGTAAATGGGGCTAAAGCGGAGAGGAAATCCTCCGCCCCCCGCTCCCAGCTGAAGTTTTCCTTGATGAACCGATGTCCCTCTTCTCCCATAGTCTTCGCCAATTCTGGGTTTTTCAGGAGAGATATCACCTTCTCAGCGATCGCCTCTGGCTCAGGAGAAACGAGGAAGCCCGTTTCTCCATCCCGCACCGTGTAAAGAGGTCCCCCTTCCGCTACCGAGACCACCGGGAGATGGGAGTAAGCCGCTTCGATCACCGAGAGCCCGAAACTTTCAAGTTTTCCTGGATGAAGATAGAGATCGGCGGCGTAGTAATAGGAGGGAAGTTCGGGGTCGGGGATGAAACCGGCGAATATGACCTTCTCCTTTACCCCTAATTTAGAAGCGAGCTTCTCAAGTGACTCCCGTTCTGGACCGTCCCCTACGATGAGAGCACGGGCTTGGGGTACCGCCTTCAGTATGTGGGGCATCGCCTCGATTAGGAGATGTATTCTCTTTCTTGGATGGAGATAATTGGTGGTGATAATTATCTTCTCTTTTTCGGTTAACTTATATCGCTCTTTTATCTTTCCCCTATTTTCCCTCTTCTTAAACCGCTCTTCATCGACCCCATGGGTGATCACCGTTGCCTCCCGCCCGTATACCCTTTTTATCTCCTTTTTCCCGAATTCGCTGTTTGCGAGCACCCAATCGGCGCTTCTCACGAACCACTTATCAAATAGACGGTAGAGGCTGAAAAACGGAGAGAGAAACCATCCTGCGATACCCATCCGGCTTATTATCTCCTTTCTGTCACGGTAGATGAATCGAGGAGGCTCATAGCAAAAGTAGAAGCAGGGTTTTTTAACCCTTTTTATCTTCTTGATGTACCAGAGGAGAGGAAGCGCTGGTCCGAAGAAGGTATAGCAATCGGCGTCAGGAGGGAGATGAGAAAGAAGTGAGAATGAGAAGAGATAGTCGAAGATGGCGTTCAGATAGCGGTTTCTGAAATACTCAAGCCTTCTTCTTGTATTGATCAACCGCACTTGAGGAGGAAGCTCGGACTGGCAAGAGGGATGGAAGTGATGGCAGAGGATGGTTATCTTTGCCCCTTTCCGGGAGAGGGCGGAGGCGAGTTTGAGGATGAGTCGCTCTGCACCGGAGAGCAGTTTGAACTTGGGAAAGATGAAGACGATGTTAAGACCCTCCTCAGCCATTCCTCCTTTTCCGTCTCCTTATTGCCCGCTCAAAGCAGTTGAGATACTGCTCTCCAACCTTGTCCCAGGTGTGCTTCCTCTCGATCCTTTTCCTCGCTTCTTCCGCCAACTTCCTCCTCAGTTTGGGAGAACGAGCGAGCTTTATTATCGCCTGTGCCAGGGCTTTTTCGTCCTTTTCCGGTATTAAAATGCCGTTTTCCTCGTTGGAGATTACGCTTGGTATCCCTCCTATCTCGCTCGCTACTACCGCCTTTTTTGAGGATAGCGCCTCCATAACCACATTGGGGAGCCCATCCACATTTCCTTCCGCATCGTGGATCGAGGGGACGGCGATGATGTCGGCAGCGTTCATAAAGGCGGGAACCCGTTCCCGGGGTAATTTGCCGGGAAAGAGGAAGTAATCTGCTACCTCGCACTCGGAGGTGAGTTTTTTTAAATTCTCCTCCAAGTCACCTGAACCGGCGATGAGGAACCGGATGTTAGGTACCTCAGCTATTACCATTGGCGCTGCTTTTATCAGATATTCAAACCCCTTCTTCGCCACCAGCCTTCCGATGGCGAAGACGAGGATGTCGTTTC contains:
- a CDS encoding glycosyltransferase family 4 protein; its protein translation is MAEEGLNIVFIFPKFKLLSGAERLILKLASALSRKGAKITILCHHFHPSCQSELPPQVRLINTRRRLEYFRNRYLNAIFDYLFSFSLLSHLPPDADCYTFFGPALPLLWYIKKIKRVKKPCFYFCYEPPRFIYRDRKEIISRMGIAGWFLSPFFSLYRLFDKWFVRSADWVLANSEFGKKEIKRVYGREATVITHGVDEERFKKRENRGKIKERYKLTEKEKIIITTNYLHPRKRIHLLIEAMPHILKAVPQARALIVGDGPERESLEKLASKLGVKEKVIFAGFIPDPELPSYYYAADLYLHPGKLESFGLSVIEAAYSHLPVVSVAEGGPLYTVRDGETGFLVSPEPEAIAEKVISLLKNPELAKTMGEEGHRFIKENFSWERGAEDFLSALAPFTKKGREDEKPQ
- a CDS encoding glycosyltransferase family 39 protein, with amino-acid sequence MKSLSEKKKEILLLILIFGLSLPLFTPRLHATDEIKYFSYLRSLFFDRDLQFENEYRHFYESNPEKYKGFLPFITTVTPTGHRLNDATIGCSLLWSPFFTLAHLAVKGANLLGYQVPADGYSFPYIFMISFASLLYGFLGLILIYLLLRRHFSFFPSLISLILLWFGSSLVFYMYLTPPMAHSTSLFTVSLFIFYWEKTRGDLSFRRFLILGALGGLALLVRDLNAVFLTIPFVEGGIILYQTRKAEFRTKAKSTLIGLTLFVLLTVLIFTPQLIIYYILNGRLGPTPFIVKKFTYFPYHFLEVLFSSFHGLFSWTPVIFLAVLGLLLISRKKAELSLPFLTAFFALVYILGCYETWWGGASFGARRFISTTPIFAFGLAGFIDYLEKKRFPRKAIYLISAFLIIWNFFFIIQYVTGMIPKDKPVSFRKVAYNQIFKVPPRLFDIAYRFLFNRGSFYEGGK